Genomic DNA from Deltaproteobacteria bacterium:
GTTTAAGAACCACTGCCGTGAAACGCTTGAGGGCTCTTTAATCACCGACCATAAGCTCTTAACAACGCTTCTAGAAAGCCGGTTAAACCAAATCTACAAAGCTGCCGGCAACCTCTAAGGCGTCCGCCCTCTTAAATGCTTAAGCCACTGTCCTGCGGCCTTGCTACGCTTTGGATACCCTTGTGCCTTTTTAAATGCCTGACGCGCCTTCTGAGGCTTATTAAGAGACATCAATGCAATCCCGTTTATCAGATAGATTTCACCCGGTCTTTTCAGTTCACCTTTTTCGATAGCCTTTTGAGCCGACCGGTGAACCAAACTCCATTTCTCAGACTCCAAATAAAGCTGTGCAAGCTTCGCGTCAGTTTGCCCCGTGGGATCAAGCTTTGATGCACGCTCCAATGAACCCCAAGCCCTCGCCGACTCCCTTGACTGCAACCAAGCACTTGAAAGCATTTTGAGATTATTTAATGAAGCGTCCACTCGGCCGCTGCGTAACTCATTCTCCAGTAACTCACCGGCCTTAAATGGTATTCCCTGATCTAGATAGAGACTCACCAAATTTAGGATTTCGCTGGACTCACTAACGTAGCCTTGTGCGTAGGCTAGTTCCATAGTGGCCAGCGCGCGCTTCCTATCGCCCAATTCGTTGTATACCGCAGAGAGCTGAAGCCAATATGAACGCTTCGGGTAAAGGCTCACCAATTGCTTACACACGCCTAAGACAGAGCGCATTTGCTTAAGTTCAAAATGCAAAGACATCAGAAGGTTAAGCCAAGCCTCTCTTGGCTTACGCTTCATCTCAACTGCCTTGCGAGCATGAGGAAGCGCCTTTTGAAACTGCTTAAGTTGCATATGAGCGGCTGCCAAAAGGTAGAAAACCTCGGGCGTCGGTTTATCAGCTGCCTTTAACCATAAGCCCAACTGCTCCACTGCTTTCGGGTAAGCTTCAGAAGCAAGATAGGCCTGAGCCAAATTATAGCGAGTATGCTGCGTTGCCGGACCACTTAAGGACTTCTGCGCCAAACATTTCTCAAAAGCTTTAGAGGCTTCTTGGTACCTGCCCAATGTCGAATAGGTAAACCCATACATTTGCCATAAAAGCGCCCGCTCATGAGAATTCAATCTCGACTTCTCACTTAAGGACTTTAGCCGCTTAAGGG
This window encodes:
- the bamD gene encoding outer membrane protein assembly factor BamD: MKSVILKWGAGVLLLIGTCVATPPGSSAGQAWAKDEGRKTVSTWTYKRLEEIQADITKERYPSALKRLKSLSEKSRLNSHERALLWQMYGFTYSTLGRYQEASKAFEKCLAQKSLSGPATQHTRYNLAQAYLASEAYPKAVEQLGLWLKAADKPTPEVFYLLAAAHMQLKQFQKALPHARKAVEMKRKPREAWLNLLMSLHFELKQMRSVLGVCKQLVSLYPKRSYWLQLSAVYNELGDRKRALATMELAYAQGYVSESSEILNLVSLYLDQGIPFKAGELLENELRSGRVDASLNNLKMLSSAWLQSRESARAWGSLERASKLDPTGQTDAKLAQLYLESEKWSLVHRSAQKAIEKGELKRPGEIYLINGIALMSLNKPQKARQAFKKAQGYPKRSKAAGQWLKHLRGRTP